Part of the Xanthomonas sp. SI genome is shown below.
ATGGCCGAACTCGACACGCAACTGCTGTCGGTCAGCCAGGAAGCGGCACAGCATCGCCGGCGCATCGAGACGCAACAGCTGACCCTGCAGTTCGCCACGCCCGACGGCGAACGCAGCCGCAGCGAGATCGGCGAAGCCTTCGCCGACACCGGCTCGATCTTCGCCTCCGCCACCGCCTGGGCGATCCGTGCGATCGCGGCGCTTACGCCGTTCGTGCTGCTCGGCGCGGTGCTCTGGTGGCTGATCGCCTGGCTGCGCCGGCGACGCAGGCGCGTCTAGGAAGCGGGCGCTCGCTAGGGTGCCGCTTGTAGGAGCGGCTTCAGCCGCGACAGGCTTTATCAGTAAGGCCCGTCGCGGCTGAAGCCGCTCCTACAGTGTTTCGGCAGGCGCTAGCCTTCGTCCTGCTCGAACTCCACAATCACTTCCAGGTCGAAGGCCAGCGCCTCCACCGCTTCGCGCACCTTCTGCGCGGTGGCGAGGTTGCCGGCCTCGATCTCGACCTCGTGGGTGCCTGGACCCTGGTCGTCGGGCAGTCCGGCCGAGCTGGAATCGTCGTCGTCCATGTGGCTCATCAGATCGTCGATTTCCTCGACGTGCTCGATGCCTTCCAGGCTGCCGAGCAGGTTGATGATGGCGCGGGCATCGTCTTCGCTGCCGGTGATGCGGATACGGAGCTGGGGCATGCGTCTTCCTCTGGGTAGGGGAAGGCAAGGCTAGGCAGGCGCTGGCTAAGACGAAGTGATGACGGCTCAGCGCGGCTGCGACGCTGCGCTGCCGAGCACGGCCTGGTCCACGGTGCTCTCGTCGAACACCGGTGCCAACAGCGCCTCGGCCGCGGCGCGCAGCATCGCCGGGGCGATGTAGTGGCGATGGCCGCGCGCGATCAGCGCCATGTACAGGCGGCCGAACCAGTTGCGGCAGGCCACGCGTGTGTCCAGGCTCAGTTCCACGCTGCCGTCCTCGGCGACGTCCACGCCCACGCAGCTGCGGAACACCAGGTGCCGGTCGTCGGCGCCGAGCAGCACCTGCGCGCGTCGGTCGTGCGCGGCGTGCGCCTGGTCCAGCACCGGGAAGCGGCCGGCGAACAGGCGCTCGCGCTGCGGCGACAACAGCGAGGACACCGGACACCCCAGCGGCGAGGTGCGCAGCCGCAGCGGCGCGACCAGCGCGTTGCGGATCCGCATCAGCCAGGTCACGCCGAGCGGCCGACGCTGCATGAAGCCTTCCAGCAGCGTCGCCATCAACGCGTGCGCGCCGCGCTGGCGCAGCTGATGCGGCTGCAGGCGCAGGCGCACGCTGTCCTGGTGGTCGTGCGCCTGCAGTGCGTCCCACAGCAGCGAGCCGGGCACCGGCTGCGGTAGCGAGCGCACGGCCGCCAGGCGCGGCGCCAACGCGACGAAGCCGGGCGGATGCCGCCATGCGCCCAGCGCCTGGCGCAGGCGCCCGCTGCGCGCGCGCAGGTCCGCGCACCAGGCCAGCCGCCGGCTGCCGGGCGAAGCGGACAGCGACAGGCGCACGGTCGGCACCTGCATCGCCTGCGCCTGCGGCGACGCCAGCAGCGCGCTCACCGCGGGCGGCAGCACCTCGGTCAGCGTGGCGATGTCGGCGGTGCCGGCCATGACCCGTTCGCGCACTTCCGCGCTCAGTTCGCCGCCAGCCTCGTCGCTGTGGCAGGACAGCGCGAAGAACGCCGGATGCGCCGCGTGCGCGCGCAGCGGCGCGAACTGGTGCCAGGTGCCGCCGCCGAAGCGCACGGTGAACAGGCAGTCGGCCGGCAGGTCGACGTGGCGCAACGCGGCCAGGAAATGCTGCGGATCCTGTTCGAGTTGCGCCATCGATGCGGTGCAGAAGCGCAGCTGCGCGCCGCCGCTGCCGGTGATCGCGGTGAACATGCGATGCCCGGCGTGGCGATGGAAGGGATGTCCGTTCGCGCCGACCGCGAAGGAGAACAGCGACGTCGATTCGCCATTGGCGAAATCGGTGTCGGCCAGCCGTGCCGACGGTTCGTCCAGCGCATCGTGGAAGCTCGGGTGCGCGCGCTGGCGCACGCAGGCCTGGGCGATCAACGGATCGCCGGCGCCGGCGCCGAGCTGCGCGATCAGGGTCACTTCCACCGGCAGCCCGCCGCTGTACGAGGCCAGACGCACGGAGGGAAAACCTGCCTGTGCGGCAGCGGTTTCGCGGAGCGGAGCGGTGGACATCGGCGGATTCCTTTTGGCCGGGGCGGGACGGGTCAGGCGTTCTTCTTCGCCAGCTTGCGCGCTTCGCGCTTGAGCGGGCCGGCAGTGGGGCAGACCTCGAAGGCGAAGCCGCTGAGCGTGTTGACCAGGTTGTCGGGGGTCAGCCGGTACACCACGAACTGGCCGCGGCGCTCGCTCGACACCAGCCCGGCCGCTTCCAGCACCGACAGGTGCCGCGAGATCGCCGGCGCGCTCATCGCGAAGCGCTGCCCGATCTGCCCGGCGGTGAGTTCCTGCGCCGACAGGTAGGCCAGGATCTCGCGGCGCGGGCGGGAGGCGAGGGCTTCGAAGACGCGGTCGATGGACATCAGGGATTAGATAATTAACGAATTAGCTAATTAATGACGTATCGATGGCGGGGTGTCAAGCGTCCTGTGGGAGCAGTCGTCCCGATTCTCGGGCAATGGCATTTTTGTAGGAGCGGCTTCAGTCGCGACAGGATCTATCGGTAACGCCTGTCGCGGCTGAAGCCGCTCCTACAAGAGCGTGCGGTCAAGAGCGGGCGGCTAGACGCGAACGGCTAGCTCGCCCTCGGCGGCAATCCGAGCAGTTCCGCCGGCAGCGCCGGCATCGGGGTGCGTTCGTCCAGCGCCTCACGCTTGAGCCAGTCGATGAACTGGCTGGCCGCCGGGCTGGGCAGGCGGTGGCTGGGGTGCACGATGTAGTAGGAATAGCGCGCTTTCAGCGCCGGGCCGGGCAGGCGCACCAGTTCGTAGCGTTGCAGGTACGGCTGGGCGATGTGCTTGCGCGCCAGCACCGCGCCGACGCCATACACCGCCGCGCGCATCGCATCGGTGCTGTCGTTGAAGGTGTGCATCGGCGGCAGTTCCACGCCGCGCACCGCGGCGGCGCGGAACCAGTCGCGCCAGCCCTGCGGCGACATGTCGGTGAGCAGCGGCAGCTGCGCGATCTGCTCGGGGCGGCGCAGCGTGGCCAACTGCGGCAGCGCCGGCGAGGCCACCGGGAACAGTTCGTCGTCCATCAGATGATGCGAGGTCAGCCCGGGCCACGCGCCCTGGCCGTAGCGGATGCCCAGATCCGGTCCGCCGTCCTCGAAGCGCGAGAACGCCGCGTCGGTCTGGATGTCCAGGCGCACGTGCGGATGCGCCTGGCAGAAGCGCGGCAGCCGCGGCAGCAGCCAACAGTAGGACAGCGAGCGCAAGGTGGTGATGCGCAGCGGCGCGGTGTCGGCTTGCGGGTGCAGGTTGCCGGCAACCGCGGCGATGTCGGCCAGCGCTGCGCTGGCCGCATCGGCCAGTTGCCGGCCCTCGGCGGTCAGTTTGACCCCGCGCGCATGGCGCTGGAACAGGGCCGCGCCGAGCAGCGCTTCCAGCTTGCGCACATGGTGGCTGACCGCGCTGGCGGTGAGGTGCAGTTCCTCCGCCGCATGGGCGAAGTTCTGGTGGCGCGCGGCGACGGCGAAGACGCCGAGCGCAGGCAGCAGGGCAGGACGCAGTTGCATGGCGGGACACGTGGCAGATTTGTGGCTCGCGACGATACTACGCGCTTGTGGGCGTTGCGACGGCGCGCGATCCTCGCAGCCATGCGCAAGATGCGGGGCCGGTGCGGCCCAGGTCGGTGCGCGGCCCGCTTCTGCCGCTGTTCGCGCGTTGCCTGTTGCCCGGCGGCAGGCGGCAGCTGCGTCCGCGGCGGCAGCAAGATCGATGGCAGCGGACACGAGATGAATCCAGGAGACAACACAGTGAATGCAGCCAACCCCGCGTCCGGCGATCCAGCCGACGCCGTTCCGGCACCCGCGGTGCGCGACTGGCGCACGCCGCTGGAACTGCTGTTCCTGGGCATCGTCTGGGGCTGCTCGTTCCTGTTCATGCGCGTGGCGGCGCCGCAATTCGGCGCCTATGCGCTGGTGGAACTGCGCCTGGCGCTGGGCGCGACGGTGCTGTTGCCGTTCCTGTGGATGGCGCGCGCGCGCTTTCCGCTGCGGCGCTGGCCGACGCTGGCGGCGATCGGGTTGCTCAATTCCGCGCTGCCGTTCCTGCTGTTCGCCTGGGGCGCGCAGCATGCGCCGGCGGCGATCGGCGCGATCTGCAACGCGATGACGGTGCTGTTCACCGCGTTGATCGCGTTCCTGTTCTTCGGCGAGAAGATCGGTGCGCGCCGTGCGATGGCGCTGCTGATCGGCTTCGTCGGCATCGTGGTCCTGGCCACCGGCAAGTCGGCCGGGTTGAGCGTGGGGCCGGCGGCATTCGCCGGCGCCACCGCATCGCTGCTGTACGGCATCGGCTACAGCCTGGTGAAGCGCTATATGAGCGACCTGCCGCCGGCCGCGTCGGCCGCCTCCACCCTGGGCTGCAGCGCAGTGCTGCTGGCGCCGCTGGCCTGGACGCATTGGCCGGCCGCGCCGGTGCCGGCGGTGGCCTGGGCCTGCGCCGGCGCGCTGGGCGTGGTCTGCACCGGCCTGGCGTTCCTGATG
Proteins encoded:
- a CDS encoding DUF2867 domain-containing protein; this translates as MSTAPLRETAAAQAGFPSVRLASYSGGLPVEVTLIAQLGAGAGDPLIAQACVRQRAHPSFHDALDEPSARLADTDFANGESTSLFSFAVGANGHPFHRHAGHRMFTAITGSGGAQLRFCTASMAQLEQDPQHFLAALRHVDLPADCLFTVRFGGGTWHQFAPLRAHAAHPAFFALSCHSDEAGGELSAEVRERVMAGTADIATLTEVLPPAVSALLASPQAQAMQVPTVRLSLSASPGSRRLAWCADLRARSGRLRQALGAWRHPPGFVALAPRLAAVRSLPQPVPGSLLWDALQAHDHQDSVRLRLQPHQLRQRGAHALMATLLEGFMQRRPLGVTWLMRIRNALVAPLRLRTSPLGCPVSSLLSPQRERLFAGRFPVLDQAHAAHDRRAQVLLGADDRHLVFRSCVGVDVAEDGSVELSLDTRVACRNWFGRLYMALIARGHRHYIAPAMLRAAAEALLAPVFDESTVDQAVLGSAASQPR
- a CDS encoding metalloregulator ArsR/SmtB family transcription factor, which encodes MSIDRVFEALASRPRREILAYLSAQELTAGQIGQRFAMSAPAISRHLSVLEAAGLVSSERRGQFVVYRLTPDNLVNTLSGFAFEVCPTAGPLKREARKLAKKNA
- a CDS encoding LysR substrate-binding domain-containing protein, with protein sequence MQLRPALLPALGVFAVAARHQNFAHAAEELHLTASAVSHHVRKLEALLGAALFQRHARGVKLTAEGRQLADAASAALADIAAVAGNLHPQADTAPLRITTLRSLSYCWLLPRLPRFCQAHPHVRLDIQTDAAFSRFEDGGPDLGIRYGQGAWPGLTSHHLMDDELFPVASPALPQLATLRRPEQIAQLPLLTDMSPQGWRDWFRAAAVRGVELPPMHTFNDSTDAMRAAVYGVGAVLARKHIAQPYLQRYELVRLPGPALKARYSYYIVHPSHRLPSPAASQFIDWLKREALDERTPMPALPAELLGLPPRAS
- a CDS encoding DMT family transporter produces the protein MNPGDNTVNAANPASGDPADAVPAPAVRDWRTPLELLFLGIVWGCSFLFMRVAAPQFGAYALVELRLALGATVLLPFLWMARARFPLRRWPTLAAIGLLNSALPFLLFAWGAQHAPAAIGAICNAMTVLFTALIAFLFFGEKIGARRAMALLIGFVGIVVLATGKSAGLSVGPAAFAGATASLLYGIGYSLVKRYMSDLPPAASAASTLGCSAVLLAPLAWTHWPAAPVPAVAWACAGALGVVCTGLAFLMYYRLIQRIGPARASTVTYLVPVFGALLSWSILGEPLTWSMLLAGALILGSVAFSQRAR